In the Ptychodera flava strain L36383 chromosome 23 unlocalized genomic scaffold, AS_Pfla_20210202 Scaffold_23__1_contigs__length_28996876_pilon, whole genome shotgun sequence genome, CTTTACAGAAATCTACATCTCAAAATAAAGTGACTTATTAAAAATTTGTTCTAACTcttacattaacccttttccttcCGAAATAAAGGACAACAACCAGGGGTCCTCTTGCAACATTTGGTTCTACGGAAAGACAAACCCGATAATATTCCCAAACActagaatttcaaaatggctagCACTCATAGGCAAACTCTAAGGagaaaattagattttttatttgaaaaatataagctggtgaaaactgtATTACTTCATGTACTTCAAAATGAGGTATAAggccccacaaatggtagagcGAAATGTATTGTAAAACTTTTAGAGTCGAAATATATCCCTGAGgtgtattctaccttaaccctttaaGGCCTTAACCTCTTCGATTAGGTGTCGCTCCAGTAAGTTACCTTGACGTCGGGCCTGACAGGGTTATATGATGCAATTCAGTAGGAATTATGGCTTCAATTACACccattttcaaatgtttgaCTACTTTTGCCGACGTCACTTTCGGATTTATGCTTCTCCTGCGCGGTATGCCCCAAGAAGCAGTACCAACTTATCCATTAACATGGACAAACATAAACAGAGAGACAAAGCAACACTTCGACCGTTCATATGGTTAAACGCTAGACCGCTGAAATATATATTCAGGTGACGCTTTTTTATGCATACAGACAACTGTTCACTTTGCTAGGGTCAATCAACGAAGAAGCTCGTATCAACGTGCCGACAACACAGCGTCCAAAAGCGTTCGAGTACGTATAATACTATAGCTTTGTGATTGGgcgtaatttgtaaaattgacagGGATAAAGAAAAGTACGTAGTTATTGTGTGTTTTTATTGGTCGTCAGAAGAACACGCCCCTCGAGACCTTGGTAAAGAAAACGGCTTGCTGAACCAACAGACGGACAGTTTGATGCAACACAGCAGTCGCCCTAGACATTATTGGAAACAAGCATAATGAAGTAAGTTATACAGGTACGAGAGATATGTAGATATATATGTAGATTCAAGACACTTTCCTCTTCCGATCACAAGTAGTCGTGGAATTCATCTTAGACCGTACTGATACTGACGGAAAAACAGTtatatttttataacttttCTAATTTCAGGaacgcatatgtatttcttgcgGTCATCACATTAGTAATCTCTCTGACAGCTGCTCAAGGTAATTATTGATCTATCTCTATAGCACTTCAACATTTGCTGAATCGTCTCAACTGGCATGTTTATGAATCTTTAATGTCGCTCACGCGATATTGAACTAAGAGCGCTCTATGGCgatgttattttttgaaaatgtctggTTTCTACAACAATTCTACAGCTCTgtgcaataaatttcaaaatttcgacGCTGCCGTAATGTAAACAACTCTTTTTCCTGCTCTAAAATTTAAAGGGTGTAAGCTTCAATCCCGTCAACCTGTGTATAAACCTAAACTTTATATGACAAAGTCATAGTAAAATATGATTGtcgttttaaattttaaaataatctgTTCAATATTTCTGAAGATTGTTTCaaatattcaacattttcaCGAAACGCATTTTGCAATAAAAAGTAAATTGCTTCCATTGTGTTTTATCTCTCGTCTTTAGATGTTGGTGTCAAAAGCTTCACAATTACGACACCAGCAACTTTAACTACAGGGGTCTGTGATGCCGAAACGGCGTACACGTTTAATATAAAGGTCTGTATTGTCTCCGGCACCGACGACAATACTGTGCAGGCGTTGCAATTGTCCTATGCAAATGGTGATAACTACCACACTGCAACAACAAAAGGTATTGCTAGAACAGCAGATTTAGGTGACATTTCATCAGACATCGCTGTCAACACTGATGTCGACACGTCGATTACTGGTGCAACTGTAACAATAGCAGCAGACGGTTCGTGTTCATCGTACACTCACATCTGCGCTGTGGTTATATTAGGCACTGCTCCACCTGATGATAGCACTGTGGCCGATGATAATGCATGTATCGCTCTAGACGGAGGAACAACGAGTACAAGGCATTGCCCCTTTGGTAGGCTTCtctgtttctttgttttcattttcagttttatATTATGAGCAGAAAAAAGAAACGATAAGCCTGGTCGTGCGACGattttatttccattataaACCGGACAAAACATCCATTTGACTCTGGACATAGGGGCCATTTAacgaaaaaaatgtgtttgccttccttggatttttaaaaaaccTGCACACGGGCccaggaaaaaaacaaaaagagacaaaaaagaGCTcgatttttatttggtttcttctggaaacaaatcatattttcattcgTTAATTTGTTAACAGTGTGTTTCTTAccttattttcttttttaaatctaCCAACaggcggacggcaaacaaataattttatataaAACGCCTAATTTCTCCGTTTTGTGAAAGGTGTCGAAGAAATACTTAATATGCTCCAAAATTTAATCTCACTTATATTTATTAATATGGAATAATAACTAATGTGTTTGACCATACTCCGGATATACATGTGCGTACGAAATCCCATTTTATGATAGATTTGTCATGAACAATCATTTCCCATTTACCTGACAGTTGATTGCGCTGACCCTGGAGCAGTTGAAAACGCACAGAAGCAAGGAGACACGTTTGCACATAATGACACTGTCACATATACGTGCAGTTCTGATTACCATCTTGTTGGCGAAGACACCCTTAAATGCAATGACGGGGAATGGGACAATGAAGTTCCCACGTGCTCAGGTAGGAAAGGCACATCGCCTTACCGACGCCAGGGGAAAGCAAGATTTTTTTTATCGTCAAAATCACGTATTTACTAAGGTAATTCCACTGTCGAATGTATTCGAGACAGAAAAATGTCACCCTGCAAAATGGAAAGTCCACATTGATCAAAATCCATTATAAGagttttcttctcaaaaattatcataaagtgattggatgatattttataGAGTCGAAGAATGCCAGATGATGCAAACTACATTGTTGACGAAATTTTCTTTGTCAATCATCTGTGTATGAAAGAAAAGTAGTAAAGAAAATATGGTATCTGTGACaatcaaa is a window encoding:
- the LOC139124285 gene encoding uncharacterized protein, with the translated sequence MKNAYVFLAVITLVISLTAAQDVGVKSFTITTPATLTTGVCDAETAYTFNIKVCIVSGTDDNTVQALQLSYANGDNYHTATTKGIARTADLGDISSDIAVNTDVDTSITGATVTIAADGSCSSYTHICAVVILGTAPPDDSTVADDNACIALDGGTTSTRHCPFGRLLCFFVFIFSFIL